One genomic window of Lepeophtheirus salmonis chromosome 5, UVic_Lsal_1.4, whole genome shotgun sequence includes the following:
- the LOC121117294 gene encoding LOW QUALITY PROTEIN: solute carrier family 35 member C2 (The sequence of the model RefSeq protein was modified relative to this genomic sequence to represent the inferred CDS: deleted 1 base in 1 codon), giving the protein MEGNSSRREISWMKYPSRWMSILFFLSYFASSIGLTLYQKKVLNRYPYPLTIVMLHLVIKFLLAWTLRLSLGKYRQNVVLEWRKYVSQLSVIGCTSALDIGLSNWALEFVTISLYTITKTTSTPFILLFALLFNLERKSWALILTVFIIFSGLFLFSYESTSFNLIGFTMALSASLLSGIRWTYTQLVMQKRSDLGLTNPLDMIYHVQPMMILTLIVFSILFEGETIATSVHGFRFHSFSDVSATLFYIGMGGLLAFFMEISEYFVVYSYSSLTLAITGVVKDIVLILSGISIYHDNITLIKGIGILICLGGILIHVTRKQLQKSAPSTKKPQLHRASIHIGDSIPLLSDSDFSDDDEIMASATKKFKEMDDDFILNSEHRAWDSVKNQHLHMSRSARDGEFIEGPPSSSPTHVNILDP; this is encoded by the exons ATGGAGGGGAATTCGAGTCGTAGGGAAATCTCGTGGATGAAGTATCCGTCACGGTGGATGAGCATCCTCTTCTTTCTCTCTTACTTTGCCTCCTCCATTGGGCTGACCTTGTACCAGAAGAAAGTGCTGAAT AGGTATCCGTATCCCTTAACCATCGTCATGCTACATCTGGTGATCAAGTTCCTTTTGGCCTGGACTCTTCGACTCTCTCTTGGCAAATATCGACAGAATGTCGTTTTGGAATGGAGAAAGTATGTGAGTCAACTCTCCGTGATTGGTTGCACTTCCGCATTAGACATTGGACTCTCCAATTGGGCACTTGAATTTGTCACCATTTCCCTCTATACCATCACGAAAACCACGTCCACACCCTTCATACTCTTGTTtgcattattattcaatctggaaagaaaa TCTTGGGCTCTCATCTTAAcggttttcatcattttttccgGTCTTTTTCTATTTTCGTACGAATCCACAAGTTTCAACCTCATAGGCTTCACTATGGCATTATCAGCCTCCTTACTCTCGGGAATTAGATGGACGTATACGCAACTCGTCATGCAGAAGAGGTCGGATTTAGGACTGACAAATCCATTGGATATGATATATCATGTTCAACCAATGATGATCCTTACTCTCATTgtattttctatactttttgaAG GAGAAACTATCGCTACAAGTGTTCATGGATTCCGTTTTCATTCCTTTAGTGATGTGTCTGCAACGCTATTTTATATCGGAATGGGTGGATTGCTTGCATTCTTTATGGAAATAAGTGAATATTTTGTGGTATATTCCTATTCTTCATTGACTTTAGCCATCACAGGCGTggtaaag GATATCGTTTTGATATTAAGTGGTATCTCCATTTACCATGATAATATTACTCTTATCAAAGGGATTGGGATCTTAATCTGTCTGGGGGGCATATTAATTCATGTCACGCGTAAGCAACTACAGAAAAGTGCTCCATCGACT AAAAAACCTCAATTACATCGAGCTTCCATACATATTGGTGATAGCATTCCTCTGTTAAGTGATAGCGATTTCTCTGACGATGATGAAATAATGGCCTCTGCAACTAAGAAATTCAAGGAAATGgatgatgattttattttaaatagtgagCACAGGGCTTGGGACTCTGTTAAAAATCAACATCTTCACATGTCAAGGAGTGCTAGAGATGGTGAGTTCATAGAAGGACCTCCTTCTTCATCTCCGACCCATGTAAACATTCTGGATCCTTGA